The proteins below come from a single Hemibagrus wyckioides isolate EC202008001 linkage group LG22, SWU_Hwy_1.0, whole genome shotgun sequence genomic window:
- the tcima gene encoding transcriptional and immune response regulator a — MATYTRSDSCRVCPSVRGNRFDTARRKRAAPNIFEHVSEDALARLFRKAGDAKAEERVRSIFSCANDPDETARALMALKQRKKDKFLQIARTLRGLLKLR, encoded by the coding sequence ATGGCGACTTACACGAGGTCAGATAGCTGCCGGGTGTGTCCGTCTGTGCGCGGTAACCGCTTCGACACGGCTCGCCGCAAGCGCGCGGCCCCCAACATCTTCGAGCACGTTAGCGAGGACGCGCTCGCGCGGCTCTTCCGCAAGGCGGGCGACGCCAAGGCCGAGGAGCGCGTGCGGAGCATCTTCTCCTGTGCCAACGACCCAGACGAGACAGCGCGCGCTCTGATGGCGCTCAAGCAGCGAAAGAAGGACAAGTTCCTGCAGATCGCACGCACACTCCGCGGCCTGCTGAAGCTGCGATGA